Part of the Mauremys mutica isolate MM-2020 ecotype Southern chromosome 1, ASM2049712v1, whole genome shotgun sequence genome is shown below.
AGTATTACACGGTGTTACCACACGTGTGTGTGTCTAAGGTGGTAGAAAAGAATGTTTGAGGTTGTGTTAACTGAGGAATAATTTGCAATCACATCATTAAAGACTAAGAAATTCATACAAAGGGGGCAGAATTCAGGTTGTGTTATCGTTGCCGTTTCTTGAATTCTGAGCACTTCCCATTCCCATAATGCCCTTTTCCCAAGTTATTAAATAGTTCACTCATAAAGAGCCACATTCTGCtcagttacactgctgtaaatccgGAGTGGCTCCGATTTGTGTGGGACCATTTTATATTTACACCAGCATGACTGagaacaggatttggcccaacGTTTTCCAGTGCATTTAAAAAATGATGCATTAACAGGGCCCCTGATTAAATCCGTACTGCCCCAACTCACCTGGCTCCGGCTGTGTCTTCTTCACCTTCAGTGAATGCCACAGTCACACACAATCTGTGTGAGTCTCCCGTCTGCCGGGACAACCTGCCTGAGGGTATTTATACCTCTTAAATAAATCCTCTTTACTCCCCCAGCTGGGAATTCAGAGCCTTTCTTCATTACAGAGGAAAATCTGCTATCAGGCGTAGGGAATAGCCACAAATAGTAACAgtaaattaacccattcctattTTACAGGAGCTTAATAGCTACATCTCTATTCAATAGTACGGGATTGATCTTCAAGAGAGGACGTGctagggtgtgtctgtgtgtgtgtgtgtgtgtgttcatgggCCTAGTTTAATTATGCAAATACCCCCTAAGGCATGTCTGCATGAGGGGATCTGCACAACTTAGGGGCTGCATGTGCAAAAGTGTCTATGACGTTTGAAGACTTGTCCCTGCATGTTCAGGGCTCTGTTTAGGTTCGAATATAAAGTCATCAGTGCCCTTTTTGGTTAAGAGGgcgttacccagggttttcagaacccaaagcagtggtaacttaactgcTTCACTCCAGGAATAAATCAGTGGGAACACAGTGCTTCCGGCTGATGAAAGATCAATACAAGTAAATGTGCTTTTCTTTACAACGACAATTTATTAAAGCTCCCACAGACACtagcaataggtttagaacatcccatATCATTACCTAGAATTCGAGATGGCATCGAGTAGTTGACAGTAGGTCAGTGATGGCTGGTTGCTTCCTCACCGGGGAGCAGGATTTCAAGAAAAAAATCTCTCAGGATAGCTTCTGAGAACAGCTCCAAAGTACATGCTATTATCTAATCTTTTTTAACTTACTTTTACCAAACACACAACTCATAGGGGGTGGGTCATCACCTCTCTTAACTTCAATCAATTACTTATCAACAGACATTCCTAACAATCGTAGTCATAATAAGCTTCTATATCAaaggtcagggccggtgcaaccatttaggcgacctaggcggttgtcTAGGGCGCTAAGATTTGGGGAGCGCCATTTTCTCCGGCATtgaccgcggtggccggatcttcggccaccctcgtcgccgccggcatttaggcggagggagctggggcaggggagcgcggggaggactgcctgcagcaagtaaggggggggcagcacgcaggggaactccccgtcccagctcacccctgccccgcctcctccctgagcacgccgtgccgcttcacttctcctgcctcccaggcttgcagcgcctaagctgattggtgccgcaagcctgagaggcgggagaagtgaagcagccacagcgtgctcggggaggaggcggggcacgggtgagctgcttcacttctcccacctcctaggcttgcggcgccaatcagcttaggtgccgcaagcctgggaggtgggagaagtgaagcagcaatggcgtgctcgtgctcgtgcgcggagcaagggtgaggggggggggcagagggtggggggtggggagctgctgctggggggcgcctcagggcggagggtgggggagctgcctcGTGGGGAGACGCCTCAGGgtagaggaggggagctgctgctgggggggcacctcaggatgagggtgcggggggggagggtgccaggtggaagtttcgcctagggcgtgaaacatcctggCACCGGCCCTGTCAAAGGTGCCCAAACTCCGGGTCTCTatccacttattttctttcagtctcaATTTGCTGATTCTTTTCGCCCTTCCTCCCGTTCTGATTAGCAGAAATTGCAAGTCTGCAGCTAATTTTGACCTTGCGTTCAGAAGCCCTGCTTGTTCAAATGATCACTTAGCTACGTGGTGTTCTATTTCATTAATTCATGGTGGCTGAATGCACCCAATATGGTTGCAATTAGCTTGATCAACATCTGGGGTTACTACATCCATCCAATCCAGGGCaacaagggggcagagttagggtggatggatagataaaTAGCACCTTTCCTCTAAGGATCTCGAAGCAATTTATAAACTTCAGTGACAACATGCTTGTAATGTAAgtcattatcaccattttacaggtggggaaatggaggcagggtAAATGACTGGAGGCAGGATGCTGATCAATGCATATACACATCAGCAGAACACAATGTCCCACACTCGGTCCAAAATGTCCCACAAATTGGTGGCCCCTCCAGTGCCCTACACCAGGAGATCCATTCAGAGACGGGTTCCCAAAAGCTCAGAACTGCTTGTTCTGTGCAGTATGAGGAGATCATGGCCAGAGGTGGTTTGGCTGCAGCTGTTGGGTCCTTTCCATATTAGGAATCGGATGTGAGTCCGATATTCAGATGAAGTGTCATGCAGAAGCGGGGAAGGGACTTGCATGCAGTGAAGCACTGCCCTTTCCGTCTGGCTGTGAGGCTGCCTCAGCCTGCAGGACACAAAGGCCTCACAGATCGTACAGAAAAACAAAGAGACATGGGAACTTCTGTTGGGTTCTCACATGTTTGCCACTAAatgagggggagaaggagagaccTTCTGTGGGCAAGTCATTCCAACACTGTCCTCTGCAAGGTGTCATGAACTTTCCTCTGCGGCATCAGGTACTGGCCAGCGATGAGGGCAacatactggactagatggatctggTCTGGGGACTTCTAGGTTCCTGCCTGGCAAGGCATATAAACCGCTATGTTCCAGTGGCAGGAAAAGGGCATTTCTACTCGGGCCCACTTCCTAGACCAGGGAAAAGCAGACAATTCTGCAACTCCGTTGCTCTCCCTTCCGTGGAATGGTGGATGGTGGATGCAAGACAGAGCTCTAGGGTTCCATTAGCCACCTTCCACTCTACCCTCTGCAACACACACCCCACTATCTCAGCTGGCACCTTGGTGACATTCCCAGCTGAGGACAAGCACAGTAGCCGTAGAGAGAGAAAGGCCCAGTGATTTAGGGCAGTAATTTAGGAGGCCTTCGTTCTATTCTTCACTCGGCcacaggtgaccttgggcaagtccctcagtctctccgttcccaagctgtaaaatgggaagaataGCTCTGCCCTACGCTGTTATCATAGCTGTGCAGTATCTAGAGCAGCTCAAGTTCAGCAAGACCGGGGCTGGGAGAAGCCTGGTACCTTGAGTGAATTCCAACTTGGATCCTCACATTCTAGCAGCCTCAATTTCCCCCGGTAGGCGATGTGATAGTGGCTGTGACAATCTCCTACACTTTCTGTGCTAACCAGGCATGCTGTGTAGCTGGTGCCCAATGACTGTCACAGTCAAATCAATACGTGGCAGAATTTCAGTGCTGGCTACGTATACACAGTCCAGGAGTGCAGGAATCTCTAGTGGAAATTCCTGTTGCAAATTTTCACCTTGTTCCAAGTGCCAGACTAAGATTGTAACAGATCTACTGGTTCCTTCAGCTACAGATCCTCCAGTGGAAACCAAGAGAGACCAGTAAAAGTCTACACCAgaggtcgacaacctttcagcagtgatgtgccgagtcttcatttagtcactctaatttaaggttttgcgtgccggtaatacattttaacgttcttagaaggtctctttctataagtctataatatataactaaactattgttgtatgtaaagtaaataagttttttaaaatgtttaagaagcttcatttaaaattaaataaaatgcagagccctctggaccagtggccaggacccagacagtgtgagtgccactcaaaatcagctcgcatgccgccttcggcacccgtgccataggttgcctacccctagtcTACACAGACCAGAAGATAtcaagagagaggaggagaaaggccaGTTCAAGGATTCCTATGGAATCTACTGGAATTTCCACCAGGGATAAGAAATCCCCCAAATCTTGGCCCCAAGTTTAAGATCAACCAAGTCTTTTTGAAGGTTTTGAAAAGCCGAGGGAACTCCACCCCACTGAATTGCTTTTTGTTTTCACTGCACCTCATCCCTTCTGGGGTCTAGCTAGAAATGGAAGCGGAAGAGCTGAAATCTCACAAGAATGGCTGCCTTGCCATATTGGCAGGTGGACTGCGGTCAGGAAGTGCCAGCACTGCCGTGAAACTGCCTCTTCTTAGGGTGCGTCTCCACggcaaacccccctcccctgcggAGCAAGTCTTAGAGTCTGAGTGAACTTTCTCAGGCTCACGGTACAGGGCTAAAGATAGCAGTGTAGCCATTTCTGctcgggctggaacctgggctctgaaagCCGGTGAAGGGGGAAGGCCCGGAGCCCAGACTTCACCCTGAGCGGGAACATCTTCACTGCTCTTTTGAGCCCCGCAGCCTGAACCCTGCGAGCCggagtcaattgacctgggctctgagatgctgccatgttttggggtttttattTCAGTGTAGACTTATTTATAGTCAAGAGGATCCACTTGTTGCACCGAATGTCTCCCCATTGTTCACAGGGTTACTGAATGcctcaggggagtgtggggctgaAATGAGGTGAGATTCCTTCTTGGGAAGTTTACCGCACCCGGGAACTGAAACATCAGCACAGATGGGAAACTCTGTAGGGCACCTTTTCATTACacgtgtgtacagcacctggcatgaTGGGGCTCGGTTTCCAGGCTGAGGCCTCTCAGCACTATCCCAATGCAAActaaaaataagaacataaggagACCGACTGCGGAGTAAATAGCTCTGAGGCTGTATTGCCTTTTCGCACTCCTAAGGCCTCTCCCCATGAGTGGTGTGCAGTAGCTAGCTTGTATTCGTAGTGACTGCGGACTGTTCAATATTCAGCCAGAAAGCAGCTGCAGTCGATTTGTCCAGCCAGGGTGACCCTCTCGCGTAGCCAGTGAAGGTACTCCGGACACTAATGGACTCCCCAGGGTGGATACAGCCTCCTAAGGGAAGTAGCAGAGAGTTCATTGCTTGGGTTGTTTAAAACGAGACTGGGCAGAGCACTGGGGAATGTACCGTAATGATCAGTTCTGCAATGGCTGAGGGATCTTGGTCTAGGAGGGACCGAAAATGGCTTTTCTATCTCTCATTCCCACGACGCAGGAAGAGTTTCTTTTCTCCCAGGACTGAAGAGAAAGCGTTAACTCTGTCTGATGCAGAGGACAAAGTGGAAGCAGAGATTCCCAGCTGAACTGCAAGAcccccctgctgggaggaggcGAGTTCTCTCACCCTGGCTATAAATCCACCAAAGGCAGGCAGCTCCGGGTGAGCGTGTGGACCTCACACAGCCCGTGAGGGAGAGCGAGGCCCTAGGAAAGGAAGGGAGCACTGCAGGATTCTGGTGAGTTCACCCATGAAATCCGATTCGTGTGGGCAAAGGAATTGTACTGTTCTGTAGCCATAGACGGGTCTGAAGCAGAACCTCAGATCCAAACACACCCACATTCTGGGCAAGTTCAAAACCTGATCCAAATTCTGCTGCTGTatattttaatttcctgtttcATCTGCAGTTTTGTATCGTTCCCCACCTGACCCAGCTTGGGTGCCTATCGATAGGCAGCTATGGTCTATATTTGGAATGAATGATCTGGTTTTCACCTAAACGAGTGATCTggctttcaatgggagctgatgggtgttcagcacctcctAAAAATCAAGCTATGTGCCCAAGCGTGGATGAAGGCAAATACTTTCAACACCCAAGATTGAGAATGTGGTGCTGAGTGGCTCTTTAGACGTTTCATAGGCTGATGACCTCTCTTGCCTTTAGCGTTGGTCTTAGTTCCTTTCTGTTAAGGTGCCTGGATTCTGAAAGGGGTTGTGGAATGCAGTTTATGTGAAAGAGACTAGGCGGCTTACATCTGAggctcacttttttttaaaacctggccTTCCGTTCTGAAGGCATCATTTGCACCTGGAAATAGCTGCCCCCACAAATCAGGTGTATAGGGGCCTCCGTGCCCACATTCCTGCTGGCAGATCATTGTGGGTGCAAACAAAGGTGGAAAGCCCTGAGAGCTAATGATGGGATGGAGTCAGGAGCCACGTGTTAAAATTCCTCCACCAAATGACTGGGAAGTTTGGGGGGATTTTGTACGTTCTCTAGATATTGAGAATTATTGACCTTCAGATAACACTCAGaatgtgcaaggcactgtacagacacacacactatctcacacacactcacacatgcacacacagatacTTTTCTTCATCAACATTAAGCCCTCTGTAACATACGGAGGGGGAGATAAAGGAATACAAACCAAAATACGGACCATTTTTTCCTGCCATTCTATGCATCTATTATGTTAAATACATGCATATCAGCTCTACCCAATGGTCCATTGTTCCTTGGCCGAGTGGGTCTTGAGGATGGGTCTGAAGCaggaatggggagggggctggttcAGGGAGGCTATTCTATATTAGGGAGGCAACGTGGGAGACACAGACAGGTGGTTGCTCCATCCCTGGCagagtggaggggagaggggacaaCACAGGAAGAGAACTGAGTGGATCAGTAAGGAGACGGAGCTGTGAAGGGCCCTGAGGATGAGGACAAGGAGCCTGTGGAGGGATTTCATGGTTTGGAGGTGTGAGAAGGGGCATGTGGACCAGAGTGGAGGAGGTTGCCGGAACCAAGGCTGGAGATGATGAGGAGCTGGAGATGGAGGAGAGTTTTTGTTGTGTAGCTAGAAGGGTAGGATCTTAGGAACATGATGGAGAGCGACGTGACAACACTTGGACACACCCTGCACATGCAGGTCGGAGGGGTCAAAGACGTCTGCCAGGTTGTAGCCCTGAGTGAGTGCGAGGCTGGAGGTGTTGTCAGCAGTGATAGAGatcggggagaggagagggattgagtttgccccactcccctccctacTCCCCAGCGTAAGAGAGAGTAGGCTGGGGTCAGGGGGCTTCCCTTGGAATTCAGTCCCTACTCAACCTTGGCCAGAAATACCCTAACCGTGCTGCAAAGCCCATATCTACTGTCCCAACTTCTCACCTGGGCAAGTGTAGGAGTCAGGGGGTGGGTCGCTGTTTGAGGGAGGGAAGGATTTTGCTAATTTCGGCTGGTTTCAGCTGATTTGCTTGATATGTTTTGTGGGTTGGAGCCAATCCGGGTTGATCTTGCACAAGTGCCCAGTGCTCCaaaatagcaaaataaataatttgaaaTCTGAAAGCTGCAGATGTAAATGGAGTACGAAGTTCATCGTGTCTCCCCCAAGCACTCAGGTGCTCTGGTGATGGCACTGAAAGAAACACTCACGATAACACAAAAGGTAGTGAAAATTGGAAAGTCTTCTGAAGATAAGGATTGGTGTCAGAGATCTGATGTGTAGAGCCAACTCCAGACGTGACAGAAATGGATGCAATGTCTGTTGAAATAATAGAGTGGTAGATTTTTAAGGCAAGAAGGGTCCATCATGGCCATCTAGCCTGacttcctgcatatcacaggccaaaGAACCCACCCGATGATTCCTGCATgcagcccagtaacttgtggttgagctagaaCAACTCTCTGAGAACATCCAATTTCTATTGAAAGACTCTGAGCCATGGAGAACTTCCTAAGCCTCTGATGGTTCTCTTGAACTGGTTAATTCCATCTTAGTTCCAGTAGCACAGTTGCATCTTATTCACAGTTTGCACTCTGAaggtttcaacttccagccactagaACTTGTTATGCCTTTGCCTGCCAGATTCAAGAGCCCTGCAGTAGCTGATATCTTATCACTTTGTACTTACACCCCTGGATCCAGGCTTTCATTAATTTGAGGTCCTCGATATTTACTACCCAATCAATGTTTCTATCAGCGCCAGACCTTGTCATCCGTTCCCAATGGAGTTGCACCCCGTGAGCCAGACACATGTGTATAGTGTCTGTTCACCATCTCCTATGTTTTATTGACAGGACAGACATTGATGTGAAACTTGCAGAGGATGCTCCTGCAGGGTAACCTGTCAGCTCCCAATGGCACAGGCATTGATCCATCAGTGTTCTTCCTGACGGGCATCCCGGGGCTGGAAGCTCTGCacctctggatctccatccccttctgcttaATGTTCACTGTGGCCCTTCTAGGAAACTGCACCCTCCTGTATGCTATCAAGACAGAGCCCTCCCTACAAAAGCCCATGTTCTATTTCCTTGCCATGCTGGCTGTCATCGATCTGGTTTTATCCACAACCACTGTGCCGAAAACACTGAGCATCTTCTGGgttaattccagggagatcagctTTAATGCCTGCCTGGTGCAGATGTTTTTCCTGCACTCGTTCAACACCCTGGAGTCTACTCTGCTGGTGGCCATGGCCTTCGACAGGtacgtggccatctgcaaccCCCTGAAGTACGTCACCACCCTGACCAATTCAGTGATAGCAAAGATCGGGCTGGCGGCTTTGGCCCGGGCTATTCTGCCAGTGatccctctgcccttcctcctcAGCAGGCTGCCCTACTGCGGGTCCCACGTCATCTCCCATTGCTACTGTGAGCACATggccgtggtgaagctggcctgtgtTGACACCAGGTTCAATAACTTCTATGGGATCATCATAACTGTCTTCAATGTGGGGCTGGATCTGATGTTCATCTCCCTATCGTATGTCAAGATCCTAAGGGCTGTCTTAAGCCTGGCATCCAAGAAAGAGCAGCTCAAGGCTTTCAGCACCTGTGGCTCCCACCTTGGCTCCATCTTACTATTCTACATTCCTCTGGTCCTCACCGGAACAGTACACAGGTTCGGGAGCCATGTTGCCCCGCACGTACACATCCTGCTGGCCAATTTCTACCTCCTCTTTCCTCCCATGATGAACCCCATTGTGTACGGTATGAAAACCAAACAGATTCGTGACCGGGTGCTGCTTCTGTTCCGAGGGAAAAGCTTCTAGgctgagcaggagggggctgctgagTGATCAGGAAGCAGAGGATGCAGGAGAGGTTTTCTGAGTTAATTAGACAGCATGTTTGTGGGGGCTTTGTGTACGCGGGGATGGGAACTCCACCTCCGACTCACAGGGAGCCATACACGTCCCCTACATGCGCTTAGCACTGCTGTCCAGAAGGTGATCTTGGCCCTGACCTTGTCCTCACTTGGCCACATGTGTGGAGTGTGTAGGAGTGTGAGGAGTGTGAAGCCTCCTTGCACCTTCTCTTGCTTTGCTGGAACATCTGGCCTTTATTATTGATACTTCCAGGCACGGCCATGGACATGTATGCTGCAGTAACAAATGCTGTATCTGCCCCTGAAGTTCAGTCACCGCTGAGATGTAGCAACACACCCGGGGCCATTTAGGCACCAGAATAAGTGCTGAGTGCTGGGCTCTTCTGTGCCAAATGTGCCACCATGGAAGCTGCTGGTGCCAACCTTTTCTAGGGGAAACCTGACCTTAGTTGTGGTGTCTGAACATTTGAGAGTCTGCCCCCAGTGGTTTAACCCTACCACACAGAAGCACAACGCACTTCGAAACTTGCCAAATCCTTACCAGCATGATCTCTGGCACAAAGTGTTCCAAGTTAACTTTCTGATACTGACAATATATAAATGAAACagagtgttgtgtgtgtgtgtgtgtataaaatactCAGGAAAAAGTCTCGCTCTGCTTTGCTATCACCTTTGTTCCTGTTGCCTAATATATGCTGGGTAGCATCTAGATATATA
Proteins encoded:
- the LOC123361720 gene encoding olfactory receptor 52K1-like, producing MLLQGNLSAPNGTGIDPSVFFLTGIPGLEALHLWISIPFCLMFTVALLGNCTLLYAIKTEPSLQKPMFYFLAMLAVIDLVLSTTTVPKTLSIFWVNSREISFNACLVQMFFLHSFNTLESTLLVAMAFDRYVAICNPLKYVTTLTNSVIAKIGLAALARAILPVIPLPFLLSRLPYCGSHVISHCYCEHMAVVKLACVDTRFNNFYGIIITVFNVGLDLMFISLSYVKILRAVLSLASKKEQLKAFSTCGSHLGSILLFYIPLVLTGTVHRFGSHVAPHVHILLANFYLLFPPMMNPIVYGMKTKQIRDRVLLLFRGKSF